From the genome of Ciona intestinalis unplaced genomic scaffold, KH HT000040.1, whole genome shotgun sequence:
GACCTTCAAATTAACGGCGGTTTTGAAATCGATTTTTCATCGAACGTTGAAAATGTGGAATTTGGAGTTCAAAAGGTCGCAAAGGGGTTGTTACAGTATGGCGTCACGTCTTTTTGCCCGACGATTGTCACTTCACCTTCGCATATTTACAAAGCAATTTTGGCGAAAATTCAGCCGAAAAAAGGGTCAAAAAACGGAGCCGCTATTTTGGGCGTACATTTAGAAGGACCTTTTATATGCCATGAGAAAAAAGGCGCGCACCCGGAAAAATTTATCCGAAAATTAACTGGTTGCGATTCTGTGCTTGAAGTGTATGGTGATCTAACTAATGTAAAAATCGTTACATTAGCGCCAGAGCTCGACAATGCCTGTGAGGTGATCAAAATGCTCTCGGAAAAAGGTATAATTGTGTCGTTAGGTCACTCAGTGTCAAATCTAGAACAAGCCGAAAACGCTGTGAATTCCGGAGCGAAATTAATAACGCATTTATTTAACGCTATGCTGCCGTTTCACCATAGAGATCCTGGAATAGTAGGGCTTTTGACTAGCAAAAAAATCGACAAGCAAATTTATTACGGCATGATTTCCGACGGTATACATACTAACCCAGCAGCGCTAAGAATTGCCCATCGCGCAAACCCAAAAGGGATGATTCTAGTTACAGATGCAATTTCTGCAATGGGCCTTGAACCAGGTACCTACCAATTAGGGCAACAGCATGTTACGATTGACGAAAAAAGGGCATTTGTAGCGAATACTAAAACTTTAGCTGGAAGTATTGccaccttaccccactgtattcgtcattttaaaaaagctaCATTGTCTAGTATAGAAGAAGCATTAGAAGCGGCTACACTACACCCAGCAGAATGTTTGGGCATGGAAAATACAATCGGGACGCTAAATTATGGTGCACAAGCagattttgttcttttaactGATGATTTACAAGTGTATTCTACATACATTGCTGGCCAATTAGTTTACAGTAATAGTCAAGTTAAAATTTAGCCTAATTTTCTGTTGTATTTTTGCGCAATTTTGGAGCACACACAGATTTTGTGCTTTTTTCAGATGGTTTACAAGTGTATTCTACGTACATTGCTGGCCAATTAGTTTATCATAACAGTAAAGACGAAGTGACATTTTAGCCTAATTTGCCAATGTATTTTTACCTCACTGGTAGAGGTAGAGGTTCCAGCATATCCCAACTTCTAAGTGCTTGAATTTAGCTTATTTTAAAGTCAAACCACAAATGCAGCTTTACTACACCCActaaaaagcaatattttgaatttgccttttaaattttttcagttACAAAAACATGTATGTTTTGTGCCATTTTTTACCctttgtttcatatttaatataatatatacccatatatatatttactataaTACTAATTGTGTATTTTTCCGTTAAGTTcatatttattacatatagtaggatgggggaagatggggcacatttttattctattttctattccaatttggtagtaaacaaagaacattcaaagaattacaaaaccgtatcctcacgacacccatagaccgttgttaattgtttaaaaacgatcaggatatttggatattatgtgctaaagttgtcccatctcccccaccctactgtattactGCAATTGCCTtagtatttataaactttaaaattgaataaaaaaaaaacagaaaaaagtgGTTATTGTTTTTTCCTTATCGGCAGTGTTAACGTGTGCGCAGGCATCATGCGTAGAACTGCGCAGCGAAAATGCGCATGCGAAGATCGCGATTCGTATTTGTATGATTCGCACCAAAGTCTGCGGGGATTTGCGGCGCCTATTTCCGTCGAAAAGCAAATGAATCATCGATGTAAATATGCGCGTATATAATACTATACAAGTAACACTGGGTACCAATAGTTGTTTTACTCACAATGCGGCTATATAGTAATACAAGCGCCATAGCgttctctttgtttttatgttttcattttattttatcctcccatttggtagtaaacaaagaatatttacagaattctaTAACTATATCCTTTCggctctaaaagagcgttgttaattgttaaaaatacgattagaaAATCTGGTTTTAgatgctaatggtatccatcttaccccacagtagtataagaataacttatttatctcttcgaaaacggtagcgaagatttttaaacagttaaatcgaaaaaaacacggatatagcgacaaaacaacagttgttaaaacacgcttacggtttaaaaaaaacgattttttacgAACCAGTACGTTAAGTTTCTACTGTATAAGCCGCATAAAGCAATTaggtaatgttttttatagCAGTATAAGACTCACACTTTAAAAATTCGTTAGAATGCAAATGTAATGTGTAAACGCAGCCTAGTTAAAAGTCGGTCAATATTTGCCAGTTCGTCATCGCTTGTcaatgttttgaataaatgtaacttattcataaTCACATAAGCCGTTATAATGCTATTGTTATGtaccatatagtagggtggggaagacgcaCATATTACCTAAATAtccgtgtttttaacatttaacaacggtctatataggagtcgcgaggatacggttttgtaatttttgaacgttctgtgtttactaccaaattagacgagaaaattgaacaaaagtgtccatctttcccaaccctactatataccttatgccagcttacgagttataaaGTATGGGACTTTGGGGGTGATTGGGTGATTGTACTTcctatatggctgacaatttagaatttagtcaacccattagtgaccaacgGGTCAGTAGGAAAACGTGTATTAAAAAGAACAGTAAAAAAGCGTGGTAATAAACCTAACGTACATAAACAGCAAGTGGtctacatttaattaaaacaaattactcaGCAATTGTTAGAAAACAGTGTAATTATAGTCCTACAGCACCAGCTGTAAATTTGTGGAGCATTAGTAGTGATCTATATAGCTTTTTAAGTGCCACAAATCAAACCATTTGAAACCGAGCGTGCGTGTCCgtgatttttttacatgttaatTGCCTTCAAGTGTACCAACGTACATTTTTACGATGCTGGTCAAATACCATAGCTTTTAATGCGCTTTTTTGCGGTTGTACTCTATAAATGAAACTGCTGTCTGGCCGCCAAGCACTGCAGGAAAAGAAATTCGCTGTTGTTTCCTGGCAGCGTGTCGTCTATATTATCATACGCAGTACAGTGGCATCTTAGcttatttaaaacagcatACAGTTTGTCTTTTGCAAATGTTTAAGCTAGTTTTGAAAGCGTTTTTCGACCATTAGCAGCCTTGAAATATCGATTTTCGACAGCTTTTACTGGCGTTTATTAGTCTAATAGCCAAAAGCCGAATATTAAGCTGTATTGCATAAACGTTTTTAACATGTAAGTGTGTATACTTATTACTACCAGCGAATTAGATTTCAGTTGTGTAAAAACAAAGGCATAGCTAGTCGTACTGTAAAAACAAATGCAGATAGTTGCTATTACAGACAAGAGTATACAGCAATACATACAGTGTAGCATATATGTTTACAAATGCATGACTTTGTCTATGAGAGCATACGCCTTTACGTAGCAACGAGGCATTACTAAAATATTGGCAAAGAACTTAGCAGTATTTCGTAGGCACAGCATAACAATactatttattacaaaaaagtcGGCATATTTTGGGCTATACGTAAACTGTACTACAGTTTTAGATCTGTAGATTGGTTTTACAAAATGGAAAAGGAAATTTGCAGCACGTACTGCATGTTTGTGATATATATTACCCAAATTTCGACTTTTTTGGTGCTGTCTTTTACAATGACTTCTTTAAATCCAGCGACACCTGCTATTCGAGCATTTGTTAACACAACTTTTAATGTAAGTTAATTTGTGTCGCAATAAAGTCgtaaaaacttaaatgttttgcaaatatttgaaattgaCTGTTAAATTTTGATAACTAGAAAGTGCTGAATTGTCAAATACAGACAAAAGAGACGTTTTGCAAGCCTGCGGCGACGTATTTGTATTTGTACTTGCAAACACTTATGCTTTTGTACACCGGCTGTTTTAACTATATAGCTTTTCAAGTGTATGCTTAGCGGCTTTTACCGTTCTAAATCAAATACTGCATAGCCTATGCTTATGCGTTTAGACTTCGTAACTGTgcagtttaaaactttgtgtgCTAACTTTTATCTAACcaaactgtatttaaaattaaaagaatgtaacttatttatcctcgcatggcgggaaaacgacagtctgtataacacaggtgttctgtttcatacatatcatgctcgcttacaagttaccacgtatatatcATTACCACTGCTTATTTTTTGAACTAAAACCCTATACAATTATCAATACggtgttatatagtagggtgggaaaagatgggacacctttagcacatattatccaaatatcctgatcgtgtttaaacaattaccaacgctctatgggagtcgtgaggatacagtttcctaattatttttgtttactaaaaatatttgaaaaagtaaga
Proteins encoded in this window:
- the LOC100179883 gene encoding N-acetylglucosamine-6-phosphate deacetylase-like; protein product: MDANKIVQFHNCRILRNHRLIWDDLWVRNGIIQNPRLLFFEEKKGSDIKIDCKGKILSPGFIDLQINGGFEIDFSSNVENVEFGVQKVAKGLLQYGVTSFCPTIVTSPSHIYKAILAKIQPKKGSKNGAAILGVHLEGPFICHEKKGAHPEKFIRKLTGCDSVLEVYGDLTNVKIVTLAPELDNACEVIKMLSEKGIIVSLGHSVSNLEQAENAVNSGAKLITHLFNAMLPFHHRDPGIVGLLTSKKIDKQIYYGMISDGIHTNPAALRIAHRANPKGMILVTDAISAMGLEPGTYQLGQQHVTIDEKRAFVANTKTLAGSIATLPHCIRHFKKATLSSIEEALEAATLHPAECLGMENTIGTLNYGAQADFVLLTDDLQVYSTYIAGQLVYSNSQVKI